Genomic window (Oenanthe melanoleuca isolate GR-GAL-2019-014 chromosome 1A, OMel1.0, whole genome shotgun sequence):
GTTAAAGGTACTTTAGGTTAACAGAAGCACTTGAAAGCTAGGAAATATTTGTGAAAGTTTTTGGTACAACCTGTTTCATATTCCCCTCCTCCATTTATCCCAGTATTGTGACAAAATCTTTAGTTATACTATTATATATGTTTGCCAGTACAAGAACCTGTCCTCATTCAACACACAGAAAGGACAACATTCCAGGGATAGTCTGGGTCAATCCAGGGAATGTGACTGTCACCTTCACTTCATGCAAGTGCAGTTCTTTCTCCacctgagcaacctgggctaggGAAAGATGTCCCCCTGGTccttaagatcccttccaaccctggccattctatgattctaggACTGGGATGGATGGTTTCCCATCAGAGAATAACCAGGGTTACTTCTATTTTGAGAAAActgagagttttttttttatccctgctCGTTGTGGTGATGCAGGAAATTATGATGGATATTGTTAGATGCCCCAACCCTCCTCACCTTGTTGCTGTCTGGTGCTCTGAGATCTGCAGTTACACAAATTGGGAGTTCTTTGTCTATTTTCTTCCCCCTTGGAGTGTAAAACAAACAGGAAAGCCAAGGTTTTATTGCCCATATGCAGTGAAATCACTGCTCTTTCCTATCCTCAGTGAGTCTGGCATACTGTGAGATGCAGAGCAATGTTTCAAACCCAGGCCTTCCCTTGGACTGGAATAAAGAGGCTGAAGGCACTCAGGGATCTGACCATGAACATTTGATGCCACAGCAGTTGATTCCCTAATGCCTGGAAGGATGTTAACAAACATCCTTCAGGTTTCTCCTGCTTTCTGGTGAGAGAACAAACAAGGAGAACTCCTGTTTCCGAGTGCTGTGCCTAACAGCTCCAGGGCTCGAGCTAATTCTGCTTCCCTCCCCTGTTCAGCACTCTCATTTATAGATTTATGGCTCTGAGTAAGAAGGGAAGTATGAAGCTGGCTGTAATTGGTACTGTGCATAAGTGTAAATTACCATTTCAAATGGAGATGCACTGCCAGctattgcatttttaaatttttttttccctgtctatTGCTCTTTTTAGACTCTGGGGATTTGTTTGATGTGTGGAATATTTTGGCTCCTGGGAAATGAATCCTACCCCAGGGCCTCCAGCCTGTGGGAGGTTCTGTTGTGCCTCCCAGGCTGTGCATTAAGGTGTTGATGGATGATTTTAGAGGTGCATTGATCACCAAAATATACTGCACATGTGGAAGGTGTTCTTGTTTCTTCATTGGATGGGGGTGAGTGTTACAAGATGTCACATCAAGAGCAAAGCATGTCAAGCTGAAGGCCCAGTGATCCAGCACTGACTGGGGAGCATTCAGCCCCAAAAGGAGTTTGGGAAATGGGAtatgaaatgtattttgctACTGGGCTGCAAGCAAGTGAATAAACTGTAGTAGGGTTATAGGGGTGAGAATCTCCATAACTGGGAAAAGTACCTGAATGTGGGAAGCAGAAGGtaggggcagcacaggagctgtggaggAGGGAATTGGAAAGTTCAGGAGATGATGGGGTAactgggaaatgcaggaagACAAGGAAGTGGCTAACGAGTTTTGCATGCCCTAGCCTCAAACCTGGATCCCACTTGGGATTCCTTAGTTTTGGAGTGAGGGACTCTGGGTTTGGCTTTCCTGAGAAAATGCTACACAGACACAACTttctggcagctgcagtgctgatcACATCAAATCCTGCAAAGGGGAGCTAAAGGAAATCCAAAGGGTGGCAGTGTTACCCAAAATGCTGAGCCACGTTTGGGGTGCATCCAAGGGAATGCTTGAAACTGAAATCCTGTTCTGCAGATTAGCAATGTCCTCCAGTTTTTGGGTGTCCTGTGCTAGTCAGAACGATTTTCCCCATGGGTTTCTGAAGGGATCTTTGTGCCCCTTGCCATTAATGACCaacacagcctgcaggaggaTGTGGTCATCATAAAATCTTGAACCACAGCGAGGTGCCACACCTGAGCTTGGAGATGTGACCACAAACACTGCCTCAAAGAGCAGCTTAGGGGCACCCTGAGGTGGTGCAGTTGGCTTCAGAGCCAGCACCCAAATCTCTCTGCAGGGAGTGTTATGGTGCAGCCGTGTGCCTTTTGGGAACGCTGTTCTTGTCCCTCCCGacatctccagctctgcaaaccGTGTGCCATcgggagctgctggcccagcaggaTCCGCACGGAGGCTGGATCGTGGCAGCTGGCATCGCCTCTTAATATAGCAGTGAGGGGTGTGGCTGCACAGGCACGGCTCgggagcaggctggagctgcacgGCGCCAGGGCTCCTGCCTGTAACACCGAGATCAGGGCACCCAGAGCAAGGACAGGGCTCCTGAAGGGCTGCCAGGAGCCGCCAGGGTGCCTGCTcggagctgggctgtggcagcagggtgggaagggatgggatgggaagggatgcagggatgccTGGAGCGCTGCTCGCCCAGGTAACGGGAAGCGCGAAATGTCAATTCCACGGGAAATGGAATTTGAGCTGGAAAATGGTCCTGACAAAACGTGCTGGAGCTCCACGCTGCCCTGCTGACTGAAGCCTGCTCCTTCAAACCCGGCACAGGGTTTGACATGCCCTGTGCGTCCTCTTAGAGAGCTCGGGagctttcccttccctcccgAAAGCTGTTCTGAAAGGCCTTCTCAACAGTTAACCCTGCGAATGAATAAATCATAATTATGATTCAAATAATCCCGGGAATGAATAATTCATTGTaataattgaaaaagaaatttcagcaAGAAGCATTTTACTATTACAAAGGCAAACATcgattctttttttttttttttttttttttttttttttttttttttttagaatagGTATATTCTCCAGGAAAGTTTTTTTCATCTGGCTGCCATACCCCAATTATGcataatatgaaataaaaatatgctcCCTCGTGTGACAGCCATCTCCccataaatgaaaatacatgCTTTATTGTGCAACAGCCGTCTTCAATGCTAATGAGTAAGAAAGGAAAGGGGATTAAGTGGCATTGAAATCATATTCACCTCCTACCTGAGAACAGAGCCAGAGAAAGCAGTCACAGTCAGCTGGTCAAAATGTCCAGAGCCTGAACCAGGAATTGCCAGCTACTTAGGAGGGAGAGGTAAAAAGAGGAATGTTTTCCTCTAGATCCGTGCTGCTAAGAGATGGTGTAGGCTAAGCACATGGCTTGCAGCCAGCAAAGGCATCAGATGCTGTGATGATAAAAGCCTGGTTAATAACATTTAGCACCGACAAAGGGCTTTCAAGGGAAAGAGACTTTTGTCCTGGGAAGGATGGAAGCAGTGTCACCTGTTAGCCCCATTTTCAGGTTGTTTCAGGGGAAATTACAGTGTCGTGAGTTTCTCTCCGCTTTCAAATGCCGAGCGTGACAGGGACGGGGCAAGCCACAGGTTTCTAAAGCCAAAATAACTGGTAGTCTGATCGCTTGTAAAATGCAGATActgattttggggagattttaGTGCTGACTGTGCGGTGGTggaccaaaaagaaaaaaaaaaatagcaagctCACGTGTTTGATATATGGGAAAAGAGGCAAACTTGATCCACCCCAAACGAGGAGAGAAACTGCATTTGCCCGTGCCTTTCCCCTGTTGCACTGTTTACCGCGGCAGGTTCTCTCCATCTGCCGATGGTCCGGTGCCACCGTCGCGCTTGCATCATGGCAGTGACATTTATAAACGGAGGTTCTCGAGCCACAGGCACGGAGTGACTGCCTCAAGGTCAACCCCAGCCTGCGGCGGGGACGGGAACAGCGGCGGGGTCGGGACGGGAACGGCAGcggggctctgcctgcagggacacggGCGGCATTCCAGCGGGGAGAGGCGAATCGCGGGTGCCGCCCTTTGGAGCAGCTGCCGGCCGGAGAGCAGACCCCCAGCGCCTTCCCCTCGGGGGTCTCGCCCCCAAAACCTGCTGCGTCCTGCCGGGCGGGGGGAGAGGTGGGGCGAGCATCCCCCGCCGGCGGGTGCGCGCATCCGTCTGGAGCGGAGCGTGTCGGCGGCGTGCGCGTCTGTGTCTCCGGGTCTCCTGcgcgtgtccctgtccccgcgTGTGACACCGCGCGTGTGTGCTCCTGCACCTCCCTCCCCCGCGTGTCTGTGcgtgtgagcagcagcagcagcagcagcggcagcagcggcagcagcagcggcggcagcgcggtGCCCCGAGCCCCGGCCGGAGGAGGAGCCCCGCACCGAGCAGCGAGGCGCAACAGGCGGatggcggcgggcggcgggcgctgaAGGCGAGCGGGGCGAGGCGGTGGGGCGGCGAAGGGCGGCAGGGGAAGCAAGcgaggaaggaaggagggcagggcagggcagggcagggcagagcggGCGCGATGCGGGCGGAGGAGCCGCTGGCGCTGGCGGccccgcgggcgggcggcgAGGCGGAGGCGGAGGCGCCGGGCGAGGAGCGGAGCGgcggcagctgctgcagcagcgAGCGCCTGGTGATCAACATCTCGGGGCTGCGCTTCGAGACGCAGCTGCGGACCCTCTCCATCTTCCCCGACACGCTGCTGGGCGACCCCAGCCGCCGGGTGCGCTACTTCGACCCGCTCCGCAACGAGTACTTCTTCGACCGCAACCGGCCCAGCTTCGACGCCATCCTCTACTACTACCAGTCCGGGGGAAGGCTCCGCCGGCCGGTCCATGTGCCCCTCGACATCTTCCTGGAGGAGATCCGCTTCTACCAGCTCGGCCAGGAGGCTATCGAGACCTTCCGGGAGGACGAGGGTTTCATCCAAGAGGAGGAGAagcccctgccccagcatcACTTCCAGCGCCAGGTCTGGCTGCTCTTTGAGTACCCCGAGAGCTCCGGGCCGGCTCGGGCTATCGCCATCGTCTCCGTGCTGGTCATCCTCATCTCCATCGTCATCTTCTGCCTGGAGACCCTGCCCGAGTTCCGCCAGGAGCCCAAGGGTCCCCAGCCCGGTTTCGGGGAGGCTGCGCCGCTGGGGGACGaggcgctgctgctgccgccgctgccgccgccgaGCGGGACCCCCCCGCCCCTGCGTCCCGCCGCCGGCTCCGGCCCGTTCTTCACGGACCCCTTCTTCCTCATCGAGACCCTGTGCATCATCTGGTTCTCCTTCGAGCTCCTCGTGCGCTTCTTCGCCTGCCCCAGCAAGCCCGAGTTCTCCCGCAACATCATGAACATCATCGACATCGTGGCCATCATCCCCTACTTCATCACCCTGGGCACCgagctggcccagcagcagcagcagaagcagcagcccgGGAGCAGCAGCAACAATGGGGGCCAGCAGCAAGCCATGTCCCTGGCCATCCTCAGAGTCATCCGCCTGGTCAGGGTCTTCAGGATCTTCAAGCTCTCCAGGCACTCCAAGGGGCTGCAGATCTTAGGGAAGACTCTCCAGGCCAGcatgagggagctgggcctcctcatcttcttcctcttcatcgGGGTGATCCTCTTCTCCAGCGCTGTCTACTTTGCAGAGACTGACGACCCTGACTCGCTGTTCACCAGCATCCCTGATGCCTTCTGGTGGGCAGTGGTGTCCATGACCACCGTGGGCTATGGGGACATGTATCCCATGACCATTGGTGGCAAGATTGTGGGCTCCTTGTGTGCCATCGCTGGTGTGCTCACCAttgccctgcctgtccctgtcatCGTGTCCAACTTCAACTACTTCTACCACCGAGAGACTGACCACGAAGAGCAGTGCCAGTACACCCACGTCACCTGTGGCCAGCAACAGTCACCCTTCTCTGAGCCCAAGAAGGGGGACAGTAACCAGTCCCTCAGCAAATCTGAATTCCTGGAAGCAGAAGACCTGGAGTCCATGAAATATGCCAACTTCATTCCTCCCAATAACCAGGGatataaagagaagaaaatgctgaCAGAGGTGTGATGGGTTTTGTTGTCCTGGGTCCAGACACGGAGCTGCAAGCTGCTGTTACAGTTGTCTTCCTACAAGCAGCTGGATCTATTCAGCATTTACATGCCAGACTGTGAATTGTGATACCGTAAACAGAATGATTGTGATAATGGGCTCTTCTGGCCTGATTTGCTGTTTCTCATTACTGTGTGCAGCCAGAAATGTTCTTGCTTTATTCCGTGGAGTGCTAGCTGTCATCCCCACTCCCTTgtgcatttctttctctgcttttggtGACTGCTTTAATC
Coding sequences:
- the LOC130248486 gene encoding potassium voltage-gated channel subfamily A member 6-like, producing MRAEEPLALAAPRAGGEAEAEAPGEERSGGSCCSSERLVINISGLRFETQLRTLSIFPDTLLGDPSRRVRYFDPLRNEYFFDRNRPSFDAILYYYQSGGRLRRPVHVPLDIFLEEIRFYQLGQEAIETFREDEGFIQEEEKPLPQHHFQRQVWLLFEYPESSGPARAIAIVSVLVILISIVIFCLETLPEFRQEPKGPQPGFGEAAPLGDEALLLPPLPPPSGTPPPLRPAAGSGPFFTDPFFLIETLCIIWFSFELLVRFFACPSKPEFSRNIMNIIDIVAIIPYFITLGTELAQQQQQKQQPGSSSNNGGQQQAMSLAILRVIRLVRVFRIFKLSRHSKGLQILGKTLQASMRELGLLIFFLFIGVILFSSAVYFAETDDPDSLFTSIPDAFWWAVVSMTTVGYGDMYPMTIGGKIVGSLCAIAGVLTIALPVPVIVSNFNYFYHRETDHEEQCQYTHVTCGQQQSPFSEPKKGDSNQSLSKSEFLEAEDLESMKYANFIPPNNQGYKEKKMLTEV